The following proteins are encoded in a genomic region of Chroogloeocystis siderophila 5.2 s.c.1:
- a CDS encoding acetolactate synthase large subunit yields the protein MNTAELLVQCLENEGVRYVFGLPGEENLHVLEALKNSSIQFITTRHEQGAAFMADVYGRLTGKAGVCLSTLGPGATNLMTGVADANLDGAPLVAITGQVGTDQMHIEAHQYLDLVAMFAPVTKWNTQIVRPSNTPEIVRKAFKRSQSEKPGAVHIDLPENIAAMPATGNPLKTDKLERTYAAFHSITEAATAISNAHNPIILVGNGAIRADASEAVTEFATQLNIPVANTFMGKGVIPYKHPLALWSVGLQQRDYINCGFDNTDLVIAIGYDLIEYSPKKWNPDGKIPIVHIGETPAEIDSSYIPLVEVVGDISDSLYEILKRADRDDKPDPYALELRADIRADYEQYANDDGFPIKPQKLIYDLRQVMGPEDVVISDVGAHKMWIARHYHCDRPNTCLISNGFAAMGIAIPGAVAAKLIYPHRKIVAATGDGGFMMNCQELETALRVGTPFVTLIFNDGGYGLIEWKQRNQFGSSSFVHFGNPDFVKLAESMGLKGYRVEATIDFIPILKTALAQDVPAVIDCPVDYQENYRFTQRAGELNCIV from the coding sequence ATGAATACAGCAGAATTATTAGTGCAATGCCTAGAAAACGAAGGCGTGCGCTACGTTTTTGGCTTGCCAGGAGAAGAGAATTTACACGTCCTCGAAGCGCTGAAAAATTCTTCAATCCAATTTATCACAACGCGGCACGAACAAGGTGCAGCGTTTATGGCAGACGTCTACGGACGCTTAACTGGAAAAGCGGGAGTGTGTCTTTCGACATTAGGTCCTGGGGCGACGAATTTGATGACAGGAGTTGCTGACGCGAATTTAGATGGTGCGCCCTTGGTAGCAATTACAGGACAAGTGGGAACGGATCAAATGCACATCGAAGCCCACCAGTATTTAGATTTAGTGGCAATGTTCGCCCCTGTAACAAAGTGGAATACGCAAATTGTTCGTCCTAGTAATACACCCGAAATTGTCCGGAAAGCTTTTAAGCGATCGCAAAGTGAAAAACCTGGTGCGGTTCATATTGATTTACCAGAAAATATTGCCGCAATGCCCGCTACAGGTAATCCTTTAAAGACGGACAAATTAGAAAGAACATACGCGGCGTTTCATAGTATTACTGAGGCAGCAACAGCGATTTCCAATGCACATAACCCGATTATTCTCGTTGGTAACGGCGCGATTCGTGCTGATGCAAGTGAAGCTGTCACTGAGTTTGCTACACAACTAAATATTCCGGTTGCTAATACTTTTATGGGGAAAGGCGTGATTCCTTATAAGCACCCACTAGCACTATGGTCAGTGGGTTTGCAACAACGCGATTATATTAATTGTGGTTTTGATAATACTGATTTAGTTATTGCAATTGGCTATGATTTAATCGAGTATTCCCCGAAAAAATGGAATCCTGATGGTAAAATCCCAATTGTTCATATTGGTGAAACTCCCGCAGAAATTGATAGTAGTTATATTCCTCTGGTTGAAGTTGTTGGCGATATTTCGGATTCGTTATACGAAATTTTAAAACGCGCAGACCGCGACGATAAACCCGATCCTTATGCCTTAGAATTACGCGCAGATATCCGCGCTGATTACGAACAATATGCTAACGATGATGGCTTTCCAATTAAACCCCAAAAACTCATCTATGACTTGCGCCAAGTGATGGGACCGGAAGATGTTGTGATTTCAGATGTCGGGGCGCATAAGATGTGGATTGCACGACATTATCATTGCGATCGCCCAAATACGTGTTTAATTTCTAATGGCTTTGCGGCGATGGGAATCGCCATTCCTGGCGCGGTAGCGGCGAAACTTATTTATCCTCATCGCAAAATTGTTGCAGCGACAGGTGATGGTGGTTTTATGATGAACTGCCAAGAGTTAGAAACTGCTTTGCGCGTTGGTACGCCATTTGTCACTTTAATTTTTAATGACGGTGGTTATGGCTTAATTGAATGGAAGCAGCGCAATCAATTTGGCAGTTCTTCTTTTGTCCATTTTGGTAATCCTGATTTTGTAAAATTAGCGGAAAGCATGGGACTCAAAGGCTATCGCGTTGAAGCGACAATTGATTTTATTCCTATTTTGAAAACAGCGTTGGCGCAAGATGTTCCGGCGGTGATTGATTGTCCTGTTGACTATCAAGAAAATTATCGCTTTACGCAACGCGCGGGAGAATTGAA
- a CDS encoding NAD-dependent succinate-semialdehyde dehydrogenase, with translation MGIATINPATGETLKTFQPLTDAEIADRLKQAQTAFEQYRWLSIAERSHYMQAAAEILEQHKAEYAKLITLEMGKPLQSAIAEVEKCALVCRYYAEHAAEFLADVAVKTDASQSFIRYQPLGIILAVMPWNFPFWQVFRFAAPALMAGNVGVLKHASNVPQCALAIEDIIQRAGFPLGVFQTLLVGADKVPALIEDERVKAATLTGSEPAGASLAAHAGKQIKKTVLELGGSDPFIVLASADIETAATTATTARMLNNGQSCIAAKRFIVEDAIADKFEKLLIEHFQALKVGDPMHPDTHIGPLATPGILQDLDQQVQNCIESGAKVLVGGKPLSRPGNYYPPTILSEISAGSAAYNEEFFGPVALLFRVSDIDAAIQLANNTPFGLGASAWTSDAHQRDRLISELDAGAVFINDLVKSDPRMPFGGIKRSGYGRELGIQGIHEFVNVKTVWVR, from the coding sequence ATGGGTATCGCTACAATTAATCCCGCAACAGGGGAAACGCTGAAAACGTTTCAGCCGCTGACCGATGCCGAAATTGCAGATAGACTGAAGCAAGCACAAACAGCCTTTGAGCAGTATCGTTGGTTGTCAATTGCCGAGCGATCGCATTATATGCAGGCTGCGGCAGAGATTCTAGAACAACACAAAGCGGAATACGCGAAGTTAATAACCCTAGAGATGGGGAAACCGTTACAAAGCGCGATCGCCGAAGTTGAAAAATGCGCGTTGGTATGTCGCTATTACGCAGAACACGCCGCCGAGTTTCTCGCAGATGTCGCAGTTAAAACAGACGCAAGTCAGAGTTTCATCCGCTATCAACCGTTAGGAATCATTTTAGCAGTTATGCCGTGGAATTTTCCCTTTTGGCAAGTTTTTCGGTTTGCAGCACCCGCGTTGATGGCAGGAAACGTAGGCGTACTCAAACACGCGTCTAACGTACCGCAGTGCGCATTAGCCATTGAAGATATTATCCAACGTGCGGGTTTTCCCCTAGGAGTTTTTCAAACGTTGTTAGTAGGCGCTGACAAAGTACCCGCGTTGATTGAAGATGAACGCGTCAAAGCCGCAACGTTAACCGGAAGCGAACCCGCAGGCGCAAGTTTAGCCGCCCATGCTGGCAAACAAATAAAGAAAACGGTACTCGAATTAGGCGGTAGCGATCCCTTTATTGTGTTAGCAAGTGCTGACATTGAAACAGCTGCGACAACGGCTACTACCGCAAGAATGCTTAATAATGGTCAATCGTGTATTGCTGCTAAACGATTTATCGTTGAAGATGCGATCGCCGACAAATTTGAGAAATTATTGATAGAACACTTTCAAGCGCTCAAAGTGGGCGATCCGATGCATCCTGATACCCATATTGGACCATTGGCAACGCCAGGAATTTTGCAAGATTTAGATCAGCAAGTGCAAAATTGTATTGAAAGTGGCGCAAAAGTTCTCGTAGGGGGAAAACCGTTATCGCGTCCAGGAAACTACTATCCACCAACGATTTTAAGCGAGATCTCTGCGGGTTCGGCGGCATACAACGAAGAATTTTTTGGGCCAGTGGCACTTTTATTTCGCGTTTCCGATATCGACGCAGCGATTCAACTTGCCAATAATACGCCGTTTGGGTTGGGTGCTAGTGCTTGGACTAGCGACGCACACCAACGGGATCGCCTAATTTCCGAATTAGACGCTGGTGCAGTTTTTATTAATGATTTAGTGAAATCCGATCCGCGTATGCCCTTTGGTGGAATTAAACGTTCCGGCTATGGTAGAGAATTGGGCATTCAAGGTATCCATGAGTTTGTCAATGTTAAAACAGTGTGGGTAAGGTAG
- a CDS encoding response regulator, giving the protein MNQPLVLAVDDDEDSLYLVTEVVKGSNLSCMTATDGKTALSLAQLYQPNLILLDILLPDLNGVEVLYHLRRNPQTQDIPVIAVTALAKEEDCDRVMAAGCDGYLTKPYMLDDLEDLIFRYLCFTAATA; this is encoded by the coding sequence GTGAATCAGCCACTGGTTCTCGCAGTTGATGACGACGAAGATAGCTTATATTTAGTAACTGAAGTAGTAAAAGGTAGTAATTTATCGTGCATGACTGCCACAGATGGTAAAACGGCTTTATCATTAGCGCAGCTGTATCAGCCGAATTTAATTCTATTGGATATTTTGCTACCAGATTTGAATGGCGTCGAAGTGTTATATCATTTGAGAAGAAATCCGCAAACTCAAGATATCCCTGTGATTGCAGTGACAGCGCTAGCAAAAGAAGAAGATTGCGATCGCGTCATGGCGGCTGGTTGCGACGGTTACCTCACTAAGCCCTATATGCTAGACGACTTAGAAGATCTGATTTTCCGCTACTTGTGCTTCACCGCCGCCACAGCTTAG
- a CDS encoding DUF2294 domain-containing protein: MEENIPTNCIQLEAILAQQIQALYFNLLGHLPEKVVCNLSNQNLTVIVEHPTTPPERLLLENRKNDLAQEVGWNLYKAIEPQLKQLIEEVLDVSAVDMLGSSNIDSDRTSIIVVLAAKPV, translated from the coding sequence ATGGAGGAAAATATTCCCACCAATTGCATTCAGCTAGAGGCGATTTTAGCGCAACAGATTCAGGCTTTATATTTTAATCTGCTAGGACATTTACCTGAAAAAGTTGTCTGCAATTTATCAAACCAAAATTTAACTGTTATAGTTGAACATCCAACAACTCCACCTGAAAGGCTCCTTTTAGAAAATCGTAAAAACGATTTAGCGCAAGAAGTTGGTTGGAATTTATATAAAGCTATTGAACCACAACTCAAACAATTAATCGAGGAAGTTCTTGACGTCTCTGCAGTAGATATGCTTGGCAGTTCTAATATCGACTCGGATCGGACTAGTATCATTGTCGTTTTAGCTGCTAAGCCAGTTTAA
- a CDS encoding response regulator, with protein sequence MDRLRASPLQVLFYAPLGECLAATATKISHTLLRLLLSMNMNLQSSSNSPQQDQLRQPLVLAVDDNEDNLQLLAQLLILIECSHITATDGQTAVIMAQNYQPNLILLDMMLPDLDGIEVVSRLKQNPETMEIPIVAVTAMAREEDQQRFLRAGCKEYIKKPYIIEELEATIRRCLG encoded by the coding sequence GTGGATAGACTGCGAGCCAGTCCATTGCAAGTGCTGTTTTATGCACCACTTGGGGAATGCCTCGCCGCAACGGCTACAAAAATTAGTCATACGCTTTTGCGGCTTCTCCTAAGTATGAATATGAATTTGCAAAGTTCTTCTAATAGTCCTCAGCAGGATCAGCTAAGACAACCGTTAGTCTTAGCTGTAGATGACAATGAAGACAATTTGCAGCTATTGGCACAGTTACTCATATTGATTGAGTGTTCTCACATTACGGCAACTGATGGTCAAACAGCAGTGATCATGGCACAAAATTATCAACCAAACTTGATTTTATTAGATATGATGCTGCCCGATTTGGATGGAATTGAGGTAGTATCGCGCTTAAAACAAAACCCAGAAACAATGGAAATTCCTATTGTGGCGGTGACAGCAATGGCAAGAGAAGAAGATCAGCAACGCTTTTTGCGTGCAGGATGTAAGGAATACATCAAGAAGCCCTATATTATTGAAGAACTAGAAGCAACAATTCGCCGCTGTCTTGGTTAA